The Procambarus clarkii isolate CNS0578487 chromosome 39, FALCON_Pclarkii_2.0, whole genome shotgun sequence genome window below encodes:
- the LOC138372537 gene encoding rhoGEF domain-containing protein gxcI-like: MVQLLPVSLQLLITVFRDSSDDRNHSVFSVSRDNLSTSPKRLLEPPLPIRLQRLLEPPQPLRLQRLLEPPQPIRLQRLLEPPLPIRLQRLLEPSQPIRLQRLLEPPQPLRLQRLLEPPQPIRLQRLLEPPLPIRLQRLLEPSQPIRLQRLLEPPLPIKLQRLLEPHYQSDSSDSWNRHNQSDSSDSWNHHYQSNSSDSWNHHYQSDSSDSWNHTTNQTPATPGTTTTNQTPVTPGTTTTNQTPATPGTVTTNQTPATPGTTTTNQTPATSGTTTTNQNPATPGTTLPIRLQRLLEPPLPIKLQRLLEPPLPVILQRLPEITALL; this comes from the coding sequence ATGGTACAGTTGCTACCAGTCAGTCTTCAGCTGTTGATAACAGTCTTCAGAGACTCTTCGGACGACCGCAACCATTCAGTTTTCAGCGTTTCCAGGGACAACCTCTCCACCAGTCCTAAGCGACTCCTGGAACCACCGCTACCAATCAGACTCCAGCGACTCCTGGAACCCCCACAACCACTCAGACTCCAGCGACTCCTGGAACCACCACAACCAATCAGACTCCAGCGACTCCtggaaccaccactaccaatcaGACTCCAGCGACTCCTGGAACCGTCACAACCAATCAGACTCCAGCGACTCCTGGAACCCCCACAACCACTCAGACTCCAGCGACTCCTGGAACCACCACAACCAATCAGACTCCAGCGACTCCtggaaccaccactaccaatcaGACTCCAGCGACTCCTGGAACCGTCACAACCAATCAGACTCCAGCGACTCCtggaaccaccactaccaatcaAACTCCAGCGACTCCTGGAACCACACTACCAATCAGACTCCAGCGACTCCTGGAACCGTCACAACCAATCAGACTCCAGCGACTCCtggaaccaccactaccaatcaAACTCCAGCGACTCCtggaaccaccactaccaatcaGACTCCAGCGACTCCTGGAACCACACTACCAATCAGACTCCAGCGACTCCtggaaccaccactaccaatcaGACTCCAGTGACTCCtggaaccaccactaccaatcaGACTCCAGCGACTCCTGGAACCGTCACAACCAATCAGACTCCAGCGACTCCtggaaccaccactaccaatcaAACTCCAGCGACTTCtggaaccaccactaccaatcaGAACCCAGCGACTCCTGGAACCACACTACCAATCAGACTCCAGCGACTTCtggaaccaccactaccaatcaAACTCCAGCGACTCCtggaaccaccactaccagtcatTCTCCAGCGACTGCCTGAGATCACCGCGCTTTTGTGA